The proteins below are encoded in one region of Ereboglobus luteus:
- a CDS encoding OadG family transporter subunit, which translates to MILSPLLLGVLPEKPSLVETLVYQFNGLMIVFTVLGGLWILFEITGAIFKRHGALVEKKKAEARASAAAAAAIGTTSTSGQTEGIAPEVIAVISASVHTALAGRRHRVLAINVPAHGTEWAAEGRRDIFRSHKVR; encoded by the coding sequence ATGATACTGTCACCCTTGTTGTTGGGAGTATTGCCTGAAAAGCCGTCGTTAGTTGAAACACTCGTTTATCAATTTAACGGATTGATGATAGTGTTTACGGTTCTTGGAGGGCTTTGGATATTGTTTGAAATTACCGGGGCCATTTTCAAACGGCATGGCGCCCTTGTTGAGAAAAAGAAAGCCGAGGCGCGCGCTTCAGCAGCCGCCGCAGCCGCGATTGGCACGACTTCCACATCCGGTCAAACAGAAGGGATTGCACCCGAAGTGATCGCTGTGATTTCCGCATCCGTTCACACAGCGCTTGCCGGAAGGCGGCACCGTGTGCTCGCAATTAATGTTCCGGCACACGGCACCGAGTGGGCCGCCGAGGGCAGACGGGATATTTTCAGGTCACACAAGGTGCGTTGA
- a CDS encoding UDP-glucose 6-dehydrogenase, with protein MKICCIGAGYVGGPTMAMIALKAPDIRVTVVDMNAARIDAWNSDALPVYEPGLDDIVKQCRGRNLFFSTDVAGNIREADIIFVSVNTPTKTYGVGAGRAADLRYVESVARTIAEVAEGSKIIVEKSTIPVKTAETIKTILAANTNGLKFSVLSNPEFLAEGTAVNDLITPDRVLIGGERTPEGERAVQTLAGIYARWVPRERIITTNLWSSELSKLVANAFLAQRISSINSISALCEATGADVDEVAHAIGCDSRIGPKFLKASVGFGGSCFQKDILNLVYLCEKFGLPEVAEYWEHVISMNDYQKSRFAQRIVHSLFNTAAGKRIAVLGFAFKKDTNDTRESPAIYVCRDLLAEQGNVVVYDPKVPASAISETVLGKDAPPNPNLSVAENAYEACRGAHAIAVLTEWDEFKTLDFQKIYDSMSKPALIFDGRNVLDLAKLKAIGFQAHGIGRSFE; from the coding sequence ATGAAAATCTGCTGCATTGGAGCTGGATATGTTGGAGGCCCCACAATGGCCATGATCGCGCTCAAGGCGCCTGATATTCGCGTGACCGTCGTGGATATGAACGCCGCGCGCATCGATGCGTGGAATTCCGACGCGCTGCCCGTCTATGAGCCGGGACTCGATGACATCGTGAAACAATGCCGGGGGCGCAACCTGTTCTTCTCCACCGATGTCGCCGGAAACATCCGCGAGGCCGACATTATTTTTGTCTCGGTAAACACTCCCACAAAAACCTATGGCGTGGGTGCCGGACGCGCGGCGGATTTGCGTTACGTGGAGTCCGTGGCCCGGACGATCGCCGAGGTCGCCGAAGGATCCAAGATCATCGTCGAAAAATCCACCATTCCGGTCAAAACCGCCGAAACAATCAAAACGATCCTCGCGGCCAACACGAACGGGCTGAAGTTCTCCGTGCTTTCCAATCCCGAGTTTCTCGCCGAGGGCACGGCCGTAAACGACCTGATAACGCCCGACCGCGTGCTCATCGGCGGCGAGCGCACGCCGGAGGGCGAGCGCGCCGTGCAAACGCTTGCCGGCATCTATGCCCGCTGGGTGCCGCGCGAACGCATCATCACCACAAATCTCTGGTCGTCCGAACTTTCAAAACTCGTCGCCAATGCCTTCCTCGCGCAGCGCATCTCGTCAATCAACTCGATTTCGGCGCTTTGTGAGGCGACCGGCGCGGACGTGGACGAAGTTGCGCATGCCATCGGTTGCGATTCGCGCATCGGGCCAAAGTTCTTGAAAGCCTCGGTTGGTTTCGGCGGCTCGTGTTTTCAGAAGGACATCCTGAACCTTGTTTATCTTTGCGAAAAATTCGGCCTGCCCGAAGTCGCCGAATACTGGGAGCACGTGATCAGCATGAACGACTACCAGAAATCGCGTTTCGCGCAGCGCATCGTGCACAGCCTTTTCAACACCGCGGCCGGCAAACGCATCGCAGTTCTTGGTTTCGCATTCAAGAAGGACACCAACGACACGCGCGAATCCCCCGCGATTTATGTTTGCCGCGATCTGCTCGCCGAACAGGGCAACGTGGTCGTTTACGACCCGAAGGTGCCCGCGAGCGCCATTTCGGAAACCGTGCTTGGCAAGGATGCTCCGCCCAACCCGAACCTAAGCGTGGCGGAAAACGCATACGAGGCTTGCCGGGGCGCGCACGCAATCGCCGTCCTGACCGAATGGGACGAATTCAAAACGCTGGATTTTCAAAAAATCTACGACTCCATGTCCAAGCCCGCGCTGATCTTTGACGGGCGCAATGTCCTCGACCTCGCAAAGCTCAAGGCCATCGGTTTTCAAGCGCACGGCATCGGTCGGTCGTTTGAATGA
- the creB gene encoding two-component system response regulator CreB, with the protein MQPPANILIVEDEPAIADTLVYALRTEGFEPVWRATGSEALDELGSRMFALVILDVGLPDANGFELCKIIRLRSPRMPVLFLTARSSEVDRIVGLEIGGDDYVTKPFSPREVSARVKAILRRANMAPPAPVSSTPSSSAAPFQQAERRETGFAHDSERCEIRYNGARLDLTRYEYRLLKTLLSRPGRVFSRDELMTRAWEDPGASLDRTVDAHIKTLRAKLRAAAPEIDPIQTHRGMGYSLRV; encoded by the coding sequence ATGCAGCCTCCCGCCAATATTTTGATTGTCGAGGACGAGCCGGCCATCGCCGACACGCTTGTGTATGCGTTGCGCACGGAGGGCTTCGAGCCGGTGTGGCGCGCAACGGGAAGCGAGGCGCTTGATGAGCTCGGCTCCCGAATGTTTGCCCTCGTGATTCTCGACGTGGGGCTGCCGGATGCGAACGGGTTTGAACTTTGCAAAATCATCCGGCTGCGTTCGCCGCGAATGCCGGTGCTGTTTTTGACGGCGCGCAGCTCGGAGGTTGATCGCATCGTGGGGCTCGAAATCGGCGGCGACGATTATGTCACCAAGCCGTTCAGTCCGCGCGAAGTGAGCGCGCGCGTGAAGGCCATTTTGCGGCGCGCAAACATGGCGCCGCCCGCGCCGGTCTCATCGACGCCGTCATCAAGCGCGGCGCCGTTCCAGCAGGCCGAACGGCGTGAAACCGGTTTTGCGCACGACAGCGAGCGTTGCGAAATCCGTTACAACGGCGCGCGACTCGACCTGACTCGCTACGAATATCGTTTGCTCAAAACACTGCTTTCGCGTCCGGGGCGCGTGTTTTCGCGCGACGAACTCATGACGCGCGCGTGGGAAGACCCCGGCGCGAGTCTCGACCGCACGGTCGATGCGCACATCAAAACCCTGCGCGCAAAATTGCGCGCGGCCGCGCCGGAAATCGATCCGATCCAGACACATCGCGGCATGGGGTATTCGTTGAGGGTATGA
- a CDS encoding sodium ion-translocating decarboxylase subunit beta: MNLLQGFLDYLSSTGFHDITWKMVVMWGVIVVLFYLGVAKQFEPLLLVPIAFGALLANLPTEGVLTAEMRPDGVYETATFKIDGKLEHYTAPTVEVAPDGTVTQTAPASGTVKVERVEGGLYDFISQGIKLELFPPIIFLGVGAMTDFGPLIAMPRTLLLGAAAQLGLFLTFMSATLSGLFTSKEAASIAIIGGADGPTSIFVSNKLAPHLLGAIAVAAYTYMSLVPLIQPPIMRLLTTQKERRIRMKSLRKVSKLEKLIFAVVVMIVCILLVPAASPLIGMLMLGNFLRECGVTERLVKSAQNEIINVVTIFLGTSVGLTMSGESFLSGQTIGIILLGVVAFCFSTAGGVIVAKLMNLVSRKTPINPLIGSAGVSAVPMAARVSQVEGQKYDPQNHLLMHAMGPNVAGVIGTAVAAGYFISTLGGG; the protein is encoded by the coding sequence ATGAATTTGTTGCAAGGATTTTTGGATTATCTCAGCTCAACCGGATTTCATGACATCACTTGGAAAATGGTGGTCATGTGGGGGGTGATTGTCGTTTTGTTTTACCTTGGCGTGGCAAAGCAATTTGAACCACTGCTGCTCGTGCCGATCGCATTTGGCGCATTGCTTGCCAACCTGCCGACCGAGGGCGTGCTCACAGCGGAAATGCGTCCTGACGGTGTCTACGAAACGGCGACGTTCAAGATTGATGGCAAACTGGAACACTACACGGCGCCAACTGTTGAAGTGGCGCCCGACGGAACTGTCACACAGACTGCACCGGCGAGCGGCACCGTGAAAGTGGAGCGAGTCGAGGGCGGTCTCTATGACTTCATCTCGCAGGGCATCAAACTCGAACTCTTCCCTCCGATCATTTTTTTGGGTGTGGGCGCAATGACCGACTTCGGACCGTTGATCGCCATGCCGCGAACATTGCTTTTGGGCGCGGCGGCGCAGCTGGGCCTTTTCCTTACCTTCATGTCGGCGACACTGTCGGGGTTGTTTACATCCAAGGAGGCCGCGTCAATCGCCATCATCGGTGGTGCGGACGGCCCGACCTCGATCTTTGTGTCCAACAAACTCGCGCCGCATTTGCTCGGCGCGATCGCGGTCGCGGCCTACACCTACATGTCGCTCGTGCCGCTTATCCAGCCGCCGATCATGCGCCTGCTCACGACGCAGAAGGAGCGCCGCATCCGCATGAAATCGCTCCGCAAGGTTTCCAAGCTGGAAAAACTCATATTTGCGGTGGTGGTCATGATTGTGTGCATCCTGCTTGTGCCGGCGGCTTCGCCGTTGATCGGCATGTTGATGCTCGGCAATTTCCTTCGCGAGTGCGGTGTCACGGAGCGCCTCGTAAAGTCCGCGCAAAACGAAATCATCAACGTGGTCACCATCTTCCTCGGCACGAGCGTGGGGCTTACGATGAGCGGCGAGAGTTTCCTGAGCGGCCAGACAATCGGCATCATTTTGCTGGGCGTCGTGGCATTCTGCTTCTCCACGGCAGGCGGTGTGATCGTCGCCAAGCTCATGAATTTGGTCTCAAGGAAAACCCCGATCAATCCGCTGATTGGCTCGGCGGGCGTGTCGGCGGTGCCGATGGCCGCGCGCGTCTCGCAGGTTGAGGGACAGAAATACGATCCGCAAAACCACCTGCTCATGCACGCCATGGGGCCGAACGTTGCCGGCGTGATCGGCACGGCGGTCGCCGCCGGTTACTTCATCTCGACGCTCGGCGGCGGGTAA
- a CDS encoding SDR family oxidoreductase, translating into MNTAKKIVVTGVTRGLGRALAEEFIRLGHTVIGCGRGADGILDLRFTYSSPHDFSAVDVSAPAKVDLWAERVTGIHGAPDFLINNAGLMNKPAPLWKVPPEDFARVIDVNVKGMANVIRAFAPDMIKTGRGVIVNFSSGWGRSVSPEVAPYCASKWAVEGLTRALAEELPAGMAAVSLNPGVIDTDMLRQSSGDGAASYQKPGDWAKRAATVILGFGPSDNGRPADV; encoded by the coding sequence ATGAATACTGCAAAAAAGATCGTTGTCACAGGAGTTACACGCGGCCTTGGTCGGGCGCTGGCGGAGGAATTCATCCGGCTCGGGCATACGGTCATCGGTTGCGGGCGCGGGGCGGACGGAATTCTTGATCTGCGTTTCACGTATTCCTCGCCGCATGACTTTTCGGCGGTGGATGTTTCCGCGCCGGCAAAGGTCGATCTTTGGGCCGAGCGTGTGACCGGCATCCATGGCGCGCCTGATTTTCTCATTAACAACGCCGGCCTCATGAACAAGCCCGCGCCGCTTTGGAAAGTGCCTCCCGAGGATTTTGCCAGGGTGATCGACGTGAACGTGAAGGGCATGGCAAACGTCATCCGCGCATTTGCACCGGACATGATAAAGACCGGGCGCGGCGTGATTGTGAACTTCAGCTCGGGGTGGGGCAGGTCGGTGTCGCCTGAAGTCGCTCCCTATTGCGCGTCGAAATGGGCAGTCGAGGGTCTCACGCGCGCGTTGGCGGAAGAGCTTCCGGCGGGCATGGCAGCGGTTTCGTTGAATCCGGGTGTGATCGACACCGACATGCTCCGGCAAAGCTCGGGCGACGGCGCGGCTTCGTATCAAAAACCCGGGGACTGGGCAAAGCGCGCGGCGACGGTAATTCTCGGTTTTGGGCCGTCCGATAATGGTCGTCCCGCTGACGTGTAG
- the dps gene encoding DNA starvation/stationary phase protection protein Dps translates to MKKQTTMNDLPAKTRAFSINALNQTLADVSDLYSQTKQAHWNVRGPYFYTLHKLFDDVAAAVEEPIDGIAERIVQLGGVAEGTVRMTAKNSSLSELKVSDKAADSDPLAYAKALAKQYADCAKAVRKKVDSTADAGDADTSDLLTGVSNALDKSLWFIEAHMR, encoded by the coding sequence ATGAAAAAACAAACAACCATGAATGACCTCCCCGCCAAAACCCGCGCATTCTCAATCAACGCGCTCAACCAGACCCTCGCCGATGTGAGCGATCTTTACTCGCAAACCAAGCAGGCCCATTGGAATGTCCGCGGTCCGTATTTTTACACGCTTCACAAATTGTTCGATGACGTGGCCGCGGCTGTGGAGGAACCGATCGACGGCATCGCCGAGCGCATCGTGCAACTGGGCGGCGTCGCGGAAGGCACCGTGCGCATGACCGCAAAGAACAGCAGCCTTTCCGAACTCAAAGTGTCCGACAAGGCGGCGGATTCCGATCCGCTCGCCTACGCAAAGGCGCTTGCCAAGCAATATGCCGATTGCGCGAAAGCCGTGCGCAAGAAAGTCGATTCCACCGCCGACGCCGGCGACGCGGACACATCGGATTTGCTGACCGGCGTTTCAAACGCCCTCGACAAATCGCTTTGGTTTATCGAAGCGCACATGCGCTGA
- a CDS encoding aminopeptidase codes for MLTDPRFTKLAQGLINFSCSLKKGERVLIDAFDIPDGMVIELIRAAKARGAHPYVNINRARITRELTLGAEESQYAAHAEVELARMKKMDAYIALRGSDNIFEASDVRPERAQLVARLMRPVLQHRVNNTKWVVLRWPTSAMAQQAGMSTEAFEDFYFRVCTLDYARMIPGMNALVKLMTNTDRVHIKGPGTDLKFSIKGIGAVPCGGLRNIPDGEVYSCPVKDSVEGVIQYNVPTVYLGCSFDKVRLVFSKGKIVEATSTNTKRLNEILNSDAGARYIGEFALGFNPHILNPMSDILFDEKIAGSFHFTPGNAYEDCGNGNKSQVHWDMVCMQRPEYGGGEIWFDGKLIRKDGMFVPKSLHKLNPAYLLGKGK; via the coding sequence ATGCTTACCGATCCTCGTTTCACAAAACTCGCCCAAGGTCTTATTAATTTCTCCTGCTCGCTCAAGAAGGGCGAGCGGGTGCTCATCGACGCCTTCGATATTCCCGACGGAATGGTGATCGAACTCATCCGCGCGGCGAAGGCCAGGGGCGCGCATCCCTACGTTAATATCAACCGCGCCCGCATCACGCGCGAGCTCACGCTCGGCGCCGAGGAATCCCAGTATGCCGCGCACGCCGAGGTCGAGCTCGCGCGCATGAAAAAAATGGACGCCTACATCGCGCTGCGCGGTTCCGACAATATTTTCGAGGCGTCCGACGTGCGGCCCGAGCGCGCGCAACTGGTCGCCCGGCTCATGCGTCCCGTGCTCCAGCATCGCGTGAACAACACCAAATGGGTCGTGCTCCGCTGGCCCACCTCCGCGATGGCGCAACAGGCGGGCATGAGCACCGAGGCGTTCGAGGATTTTTATTTCCGCGTCTGCACGCTCGACTATGCGCGCATGATTCCGGGCATGAACGCGCTCGTGAAACTCATGACAAACACCGACCGCGTGCACATCAAGGGCCCCGGCACCGACTTGAAGTTTTCGATCAAGGGCATTGGCGCGGTGCCATGCGGCGGCCTGCGCAACATTCCCGACGGCGAGGTGTATTCGTGCCCGGTCAAGGACAGCGTCGAGGGCGTCATCCAATACAACGTGCCCACGGTTTACCTCGGCTGTTCGTTCGACAAGGTGCGTCTTGTTTTCAGCAAGGGCAAAATCGTCGAGGCCACATCGACCAACACCAAGCGCCTGAACGAAATTCTCAATAGCGACGCGGGCGCGCGTTACATCGGCGAGTTTGCGCTCGGCTTCAATCCGCACATCTTGAACCCGATGAGCGACATTCTATTCGATGAGAAAATCGCGGGTTCGTTCCACTTCACGCCGGGCAACGCCTACGAGGACTGCGGCAATGGCAACAAGTCCCAAGTTCACTGGGACATGGTGTGCATGCAGCGCCCCGAATACGGCGGCGGCGAGATTTGGTTCGACGGCAAGTTGATCCGCAAGGACGGCATGTTCGTTCCCAAGTCGCTGCACAAACTCAACCCGGCCTACCTGCTCGGCAAGGGCAAGTGA
- a CDS encoding ACP phosphodiesterase → MNWLAHFLLSEPSPRFRIGNVLPDIIGPAAISSMDIEYRRGAACHHAIDDFTDSHAVVHRSISRFAGVPELRHMGGVLTDMFYDHLLAQDCFWKKYSPAVSLPDFAAQIYDGIRALEHELPDAARSRLRLMCEHDWLVSYRDIEKIRLALQRMGSHLRRPVDLSVAMPVFERVREAFSNDFAEFFPQLVKHVSETGFSDAMQL, encoded by the coding sequence ATGAACTGGCTCGCGCATTTTTTGCTTTCGGAACCGTCGCCGCGTTTTCGCATTGGCAACGTGCTACCGGACATCATCGGGCCGGCTGCGATTTCGAGCATGGATATCGAATACAGGCGCGGGGCGGCGTGCCATCACGCGATTGACGATTTCACGGATTCGCACGCGGTCGTGCATCGGAGCATCTCCCGGTTCGCGGGCGTGCCGGAATTGCGTCACATGGGCGGCGTGCTCACAGACATGTTTTACGATCATCTGCTCGCGCAGGATTGTTTTTGGAAAAAATACTCGCCCGCCGTGTCGCTGCCGGATTTTGCCGCGCAGATTTATGATGGGATAAGGGCGCTCGAGCACGAACTTCCCGACGCCGCCCGTTCGCGTCTTCGCCTCATGTGCGAGCATGACTGGCTGGTTTCATATCGCGACATCGAAAAAATTCGACTCGCATTGCAACGCATGGGCTCGCACTTGCGGCGGCCTGTTGACCTGTCGGTGGCGATGCCCGTGTTTGAGCGTGTCCGCGAGGCGTTTTCGAATGACTTCGCCGAGTTTTTTCCCCAATTGGTTAAGCATGTTTCCGAAACTGGGTTTTCCGATGCGATGCAGTTGTGA
- the purN gene encoding phosphoribosylglycinamide formyltransferase, producing MRVVILGSGRGSNAEAILNALQQKQLGRAEVVRIFSDKPDAGILAHGAKYGVPASFLDPGPFKTKFDDEGEVRYIEAINACEPDLIVLAGFMRILKPRFIDAFANRIINLHPSLLPSFPGLDGIGQAWRRGVKITGCTVHYVTAEVDGGPIIDQAAVRIEKTDTLESLEARVHAAEHALLPAVVARLSEEAKI from the coding sequence ATGCGAGTCGTCATTTTAGGTTCGGGCCGGGGCAGCAATGCCGAGGCCATTCTCAACGCCCTGCAACAAAAGCAGCTCGGCCGCGCCGAAGTCGTGCGGATTTTTTCGGACAAGCCGGACGCGGGCATCCTCGCGCACGGAGCCAAATACGGCGTGCCCGCCTCATTTTTAGACCCCGGTCCGTTCAAGACGAAATTCGACGATGAGGGCGAGGTCCGTTACATTGAGGCCATCAACGCATGCGAACCCGACTTGATCGTGCTCGCGGGGTTCATGCGCATTTTGAAGCCGCGGTTCATCGACGCGTTCGCGAACAGGATTATCAACCTGCATCCGAGCCTGCTGCCGAGTTTTCCCGGGCTCGATGGCATCGGGCAGGCATGGCGGCGCGGTGTGAAGATTACCGGCTGCACGGTTCATTACGTGACCGCGGAGGTCGATGGCGGCCCGATCATTGACCAGGCGGCTGTGCGTATTGAAAAAACGGATACGCTTGAGTCGCTGGAAGCCAGGGTGCACGCCGCGGAGCACGCGCTGCTGCCCGCGGTCGTGGCGCGCTTGAGCGAGGAGGCAAAAATATAA
- a CDS encoding DEAD/DEAH box helicase: protein MERFLDAMSARGMTLYPEQEEAILELFAGNNVILATPTGSGKSLVAAALHFKELCAHTPVAPRRSVYTCPIKALVNEKFLALCRDFGPENVGMMTGDASVNPSAPVLCCTAEVLANIALAGGERAESVAAVIMDEFHYYSDNERGVAWQTPLLLMPRARFLLMSATLGNTEAIERALVKLTGAPAVTVRSDSRPVPLQFEYSETPLTERVADLLALKRAPVYLVHFTQREASEAAQDLTSLANICTRDEKAALAAALENVRFNSPYGRDMKRWLRAGIGVHHAGLLPRYRILVEQLAQRGLLKLICGTDTLGVGINVPIRTVLFTKLWKYDGQKAAILNVRDFRQIAGRAGRKGFDDTGHVIVQAPEHVIANKIAAEKAAKSSGKKKNAPKQKAPEGTPGWDAGTFEKLMTAPPEGLQSRFAVSHGMLLHVLSRDADGCRVMRRLINDSHEPDVRKKAHRRRAWQLFRALLERKIIEWIPGDARPANGKKLRVNVDLQDDFSLHQPLSLYLLDTLPLLDRESPDYAFDVLTLCESIVENPEIILRRQLDRIKTDELARMKAADIPYDERMAKLDELEYPKPLREFLYDTFNAFAAAHPWVENENVRPKSIAREMYERYQSFAEYVRDYGIERSEGLLLRHLSQVYKVLAQTVPDTAKNEDVREMETYFYELIRGIDSSLLEEWEKMRDPNFAVADADDKGGKPARPSNFDITRDAAALRRLARAAILGFLQDVAARDYESAAERMAWQGGTDIPVCADGETTLAQTFQTAQTGMSVPPSRTRFIERQFAPYFDARGRFRLDPEGRAAKHTYFGDDGASIAQVLADTDEQNDWEARFTLDLEATRRESRVVLRFDGVGAIS from the coding sequence ATGGAGCGGTTTCTCGACGCCATGTCCGCGCGCGGCATGACGCTTTACCCGGAGCAGGAGGAGGCGATTCTGGAATTGTTCGCCGGCAACAACGTCATCCTCGCCACGCCCACCGGCTCCGGCAAGTCGCTCGTCGCCGCCGCGCTGCATTTCAAGGAGCTCTGCGCGCACACACCCGTCGCGCCGCGCCGCTCGGTTTACACCTGCCCGATCAAGGCGCTCGTGAACGAGAAATTCCTCGCGCTCTGCCGCGACTTCGGCCCCGAAAACGTCGGCATGATGACGGGCGACGCGAGCGTGAACCCGTCCGCGCCCGTGCTCTGCTGCACCGCGGAAGTCCTCGCCAACATCGCGCTCGCCGGCGGCGAACGCGCGGAGTCGGTCGCCGCCGTGATCATGGACGAGTTTCATTATTACTCGGACAACGAGCGCGGCGTCGCCTGGCAAACGCCGCTGCTCCTGATGCCGCGCGCGCGTTTCCTGCTCATGTCGGCGACGCTCGGCAACACCGAGGCGATTGAGCGAGCGCTGGTGAAACTCACGGGCGCGCCGGCGGTCACGGTTCGCAGCGACAGCCGCCCGGTGCCGTTGCAATTCGAGTATTCCGAAACGCCGCTCACCGAGCGTGTCGCCGATCTGCTCGCGCTGAAACGCGCGCCGGTTTACCTCGTGCATTTTACGCAGCGCGAGGCATCCGAGGCCGCGCAGGACCTGACGAGCCTCGCCAACATTTGCACGCGCGATGAAAAGGCCGCGCTCGCCGCCGCGCTTGAAAACGTCCGCTTCAACAGCCCCTACGGGCGCGACATGAAACGCTGGCTGCGCGCCGGCATAGGCGTGCACCACGCGGGCCTGCTGCCGCGCTACCGCATCCTCGTCGAGCAGCTCGCGCAACGCGGCCTGCTGAAACTCATCTGCGGCACCGACACGCTCGGCGTCGGCATCAACGTGCCCATCCGCACGGTCCTCTTCACCAAACTCTGGAAATACGACGGGCAAAAAGCCGCCATCCTCAACGTGCGTGATTTCCGCCAGATCGCGGGCCGCGCCGGGCGCAAGGGTTTTGACGACACCGGCCACGTGATTGTGCAGGCGCCCGAGCATGTGATCGCCAACAAAATCGCCGCGGAAAAGGCGGCGAAATCCAGCGGCAAAAAGAAAAACGCGCCAAAGCAAAAAGCGCCCGAGGGCACGCCGGGCTGGGACGCCGGGACGTTTGAAAAACTAATGACCGCGCCGCCCGAGGGCCTGCAATCGCGCTTCGCCGTTTCGCACGGCATGCTGCTGCACGTCCTCAGTCGCGACGCCGACGGCTGCCGCGTGATGCGCCGGCTCATCAATGACTCGCACGAGCCCGACGTGCGCAAAAAAGCGCACCGCCGCCGTGCATGGCAGTTGTTTCGCGCGCTGCTCGAGCGCAAAATCATCGAGTGGATTCCGGGGGATGCGCGCCCCGCGAATGGGAAAAAACTGCGTGTGAACGTCGATTTGCAGGACGATTTTTCGCTGCACCAGCCGCTCTCGCTCTACCTGCTCGACACACTGCCGCTGCTCGACCGTGAATCGCCCGACTATGCGTTCGACGTGCTCACGCTCTGCGAAAGCATCGTGGAGAATCCGGAGATCATTTTGCGCCGCCAGCTCGACCGGATAAAAACCGACGAGCTCGCGCGCATGAAGGCCGCCGACATTCCCTACGACGAGCGCATGGCGAAACTCGACGAACTTGAATACCCGAAGCCGTTGCGCGAATTTTTATACGACACATTCAACGCCTTTGCCGCCGCGCACCCGTGGGTGGAAAACGAAAACGTGCGCCCCAAGTCCATTGCGCGCGAGATGTATGAGCGCTATCAGTCGTTCGCCGAATACGTGCGCGATTACGGCATCGAGCGCAGCGAGGGCCTGCTGCTGCGACATCTCTCGCAAGTGTATAAAGTGCTCGCGCAAACCGTTCCCGACACCGCCAAGAACGAGGATGTCCGCGAAATGGAAACGTATTTTTATGAACTGATCCGCGGCATCGACAGCAGCCTGCTCGAGGAGTGGGAAAAGATGCGCGATCCGAATTTCGCGGTTGCGGACGCGGATGACAAGGGCGGCAAACCCGCGCGCCCGTCGAACTTCGATATCACGCGCGACGCGGCTGCGCTGCGGCGTTTGGCGCGCGCGGCGATCCTCGGCTTTTTGCAGGACGTGGCCGCGCGCGATTACGAGTCGGCGGCGGAACGAATGGCCTGGCAAGGTGGCACAGACATTCCTGTCTGTGCCGACGGCGAAACAACCCTCGCGCAAACTTTCCAAACCGCACAGACAGGAATGTCTGTGCCACCTTCGAGGACGCGTTTCATCGAGCGGCAATTCGCCCCGTATTTCGACGCGCGCGGACGCTTCCGTCTCGATCCCGAGGGCCGCGCCGCGAAGCACACGTATTTCGGAGACGACGGCGCGAGCATTGCGCAAGTGCTCGCCGACACCGACGAGCAAAACGACTGGGAGGCGCGATTCACTCTCGACCTCGAAGCCACGCGCCGCGAATCACGCGTCGTGCTCCGCTTCGACGGCGTTGGAGCGATTTCATAA
- the hpf gene encoding ribosome hibernation-promoting factor, HPF/YfiA family translates to MKKQNVPSSASDNNKLIVRGVHLDLTDALRAFIESKCERLLRHQARIIRIRVDLEYDKLRKGKPRFLAKGLIEISGPDMVVTMESDDAYKAIDLMSQKLDRLLRVRASAMKKKKLHPHSVDLEAELPKVSATA, encoded by the coding sequence ATGAAAAAACAAAACGTTCCCTCATCGGCCAGCGACAATAACAAGCTTATTGTTCGCGGAGTGCATCTCGACCTAACCGACGCCCTCAGGGCTTTCATTGAAAGCAAATGTGAAAGGCTCCTGCGTCACCAAGCCCGGATAATCCGAATACGCGTCGACTTGGAATACGACAAATTACGAAAAGGGAAACCCAGGTTTCTTGCGAAGGGGCTCATCGAAATCAGCGGTCCGGACATGGTTGTCACCATGGAAAGCGATGATGCCTACAAGGCCATTGATTTGATGTCGCAGAAGTTGGACCGCCTTCTGCGCGTGCGCGCCAGTGCCATGAAGAAAAAGAAACTTCACCCGCACTCCGTGGACCTCGAGGCGGAACTGCCCAAGGTGTCCGCGACAGCCTGA